A window of the Thermoleophilia bacterium SCSIO 60948 genome harbors these coding sequences:
- a CDS encoding glutathione S-transferase family protein, translated as MSRPVLWHIPISHYSEKARWALDRKRVEFELRAPSPPAHMAVALWLTRGGQVTFPILDMDGRRAGGSAAIVALLDELRPGEDLIPSDPPERYEALEIERFFDAEVGPAARLLSWHHASSEEGGLDSFAKRSLPGPLRGSGLAVRGAADFTRVFVRTRYRVADPAAAQDAERKLEAAFDLIEGKLVSGGGEFLVGDRFSVADLTAASLLYPLVRPEGAPRGPDVPAGVERVRDRMRERPAWAWVERMFAEQR; from the coding sequence GTGAGTCGCCCCGTCCTCTGGCACATCCCGATCTCGCACTACAGCGAGAAGGCACGCTGGGCGCTCGACCGAAAGCGCGTCGAATTCGAGCTCCGCGCCCCGTCGCCGCCCGCCCACATGGCGGTCGCGCTGTGGTTGACCCGGGGCGGCCAGGTGACGTTCCCGATCCTCGACATGGACGGCCGCAGGGCCGGGGGCAGCGCGGCGATCGTCGCGCTCCTCGACGAGCTGCGCCCCGGTGAGGATCTGATCCCCTCCGATCCTCCCGAGCGCTACGAGGCGCTCGAGATCGAGCGCTTCTTCGACGCGGAGGTCGGACCCGCCGCTCGGCTTCTGAGCTGGCACCACGCGAGCAGCGAGGAGGGCGGGCTCGACAGCTTCGCCAAGCGGTCGCTGCCGGGGCCGCTGCGTGGCTCCGGCCTCGCTGTTCGCGGCGCCGCCGATTTCACCCGTGTCTTCGTGCGGACCCGCTACCGCGTCGCCGACCCGGCTGCGGCGCAGGACGCCGAGCGCAAGCTCGAGGCGGCCTTCGACCTGATCGAGGGGAAGCTCGTGTCCGGTGGCGGGGAGTTCCTCGTCGGCGATCGGTTCAGCGTCGCCGACCTGACCGCGGCCTCGCTGCTCTACCCGCTCGTCCGGCCCGAGGGGGCGCCCCGCGGGCCCGACGTACCGGCCGGGGTGGAGCGTGTGCGAGATCGCATGCGCGAACGCCCGGCGTGGGCCTGGGTCGAGCGGATGTTCGCCGAGCAGCGCTGA
- the recG gene encoding ATP-dependent DNA helicase RecG produces MEAAGLGTGRTRGEPPGVLGGLEPADGSRPPTRSLPRPSRLARPLTSLPGIGPRLAELAKALGIADLADLLWHLPRDHRAPSSVTPIAELKLGEKATVLATVRSARIRPTRRPGFRILEANVADESGPMRALWFNQAWLAERLAPGRRVLLTGKLERSDFKVSGHELLAADAAEREGAGISTSGLVPLHPASERLKADRIRGWVARALPLAGDLIEPLPAALRTRLGFPRVDEAIRAMHFPRSQPDADLARRRLAFDELFVHQAALAARRAARRQARRGVALDAPGSRVADWLDSLPFSPTAGQRAAIDEIDRDLGSGRAMQRLLMGEVGSGKTVVALYVMLRALENGRQAALMAPTETLAEQHAATLAKLLADSDDRFDLLTGATPAAARREILARLAAGEPRLVVGTHALIEPDVEIPGLAVCVVDEQHRFGVNQRAALDAKLSREGTGEPEAPHVLHMTATPIPRTLSLTAFGDLDTTVLSELPAGRQPIRSWAVGENKRPGAYEFLRERLREGRQAFVVCALVSDSDKLNARAAESERERLAAGELRDFEVGLLHGQMSSARKAEAMAAFASGETDVLVATTVIEVGIDVPNATVMLIEDAERYGLSQLHQLRGRVGRGEHESYCILFANGDSELARRRMEAIASGRDGFWLAEVDLSLRGEGEVLGTRQSGLPRYRCAELPADGELLVEARRELMAAVESHEGGFDAAELAPLMSEARRRFGDERIAAVAA; encoded by the coding sequence ATGGAAGCGGCAGGGCTTGGGACCGGGCGCACGCGCGGCGAGCCACCCGGGGTGCTGGGTGGGCTCGAGCCGGCGGACGGCTCGCGCCCGCCGACGCGATCGCTGCCGCGTCCTTCGCGGCTCGCCCGTCCCCTGACCTCGTTGCCCGGCATCGGGCCGCGGCTCGCCGAGCTCGCGAAGGCGCTCGGCATCGCCGATCTCGCCGACCTGCTCTGGCACCTGCCGCGCGACCACCGCGCCCCGTCCTCGGTGACCCCGATCGCCGAGCTCAAGCTGGGGGAGAAGGCAACCGTCCTCGCGACGGTCCGGAGTGCCCGGATCCGCCCGACGCGCCGGCCCGGCTTCAGGATCCTCGAGGCCAACGTCGCCGACGAGAGCGGTCCGATGCGGGCCCTCTGGTTCAACCAGGCCTGGCTCGCCGAGCGGCTCGCACCCGGTCGGCGCGTTCTGCTGACCGGCAAGCTCGAGCGCTCGGACTTCAAGGTCTCGGGTCACGAGCTGCTCGCCGCCGACGCCGCCGAGCGCGAGGGGGCGGGGATCAGCACGAGCGGCCTCGTGCCGCTGCACCCGGCCTCCGAGCGGCTCAAGGCCGATCGGATCCGCGGCTGGGTGGCGCGCGCCCTGCCGCTCGCCGGCGACCTGATCGAGCCGCTCCCGGCGGCGCTTCGTACCCGGCTCGGGTTTCCGAGGGTCGACGAGGCGATCCGGGCGATGCACTTTCCGCGCTCCCAGCCGGACGCCGACCTCGCTCGCAGGCGGCTCGCCTTCGACGAGCTCTTCGTCCACCAGGCGGCGCTCGCCGCGCGCCGCGCCGCTCGCCGCCAGGCTCGACGCGGCGTCGCGCTCGATGCGCCGGGATCCCGGGTCGCCGACTGGCTCGACTCGCTGCCGTTCTCGCCGACGGCCGGCCAGCGAGCGGCGATCGACGAGATCGACCGCGACCTCGGCTCGGGCCGCGCGATGCAGCGCCTGCTGATGGGCGAGGTCGGATCGGGCAAGACCGTGGTCGCGCTCTACGTGATGTTGCGCGCGCTCGAGAATGGGCGCCAGGCGGCGCTGATGGCGCCTACCGAGACGCTCGCCGAGCAGCATGCGGCGACGCTCGCCAAGCTGCTCGCCGATTCGGACGATCGGTTCGACCTGCTGACCGGAGCCACGCCGGCCGCCGCGCGTCGCGAGATCCTCGCCCGGCTCGCAGCCGGCGAGCCGCGTCTCGTCGTCGGAACCCACGCCCTGATCGAGCCGGACGTCGAGATCCCCGGCCTGGCGGTCTGCGTCGTCGATGAGCAGCACCGCTTCGGCGTCAACCAGCGAGCCGCGCTCGACGCCAAGCTCTCGCGCGAGGGCACGGGGGAGCCGGAGGCCCCGCACGTTCTCCACATGACGGCGACCCCGATCCCCCGGACGCTCTCGCTGACGGCGTTCGGCGATCTCGACACGACGGTGCTGAGCGAACTGCCGGCCGGTCGCCAGCCGATCCGCAGCTGGGCGGTGGGGGAGAACAAGCGCCCCGGGGCGTATGAGTTCCTGCGCGAGCGCCTCCGCGAGGGGCGCCAGGCATTCGTGGTCTGTGCCCTCGTCTCCGACTCCGACAAGCTCAACGCCAGGGCGGCCGAGTCCGAGCGCGAGCGTCTCGCCGCCGGCGAGTTGCGCGACTTCGAGGTCGGCCTGCTCCACGGCCAGATGAGCTCGGCGCGCAAGGCCGAGGCGATGGCCGCGTTCGCGTCGGGTGAGACCGACGTGCTGGTCGCGACGACGGTGATCGAGGTCGGCATCGACGTGCCGAACGCGACGGTGATGCTGATCGAGGATGCCGAGCGCTACGGGCTCTCCCAGCTCCACCAGCTCCGTGGGCGGGTCGGACGGGGTGAGCACGAGTCCTATTGCATCCTGTTCGCCAACGGCGACTCCGAGCTCGCCCGGCGCCGTATGGAGGCGATCGCGAGCGGCCGCGATGGCTTCTGGCTGGCCGAGGTCGATCTCAGCCTGCGCGGCGAGGGAGAGGTGCTCGGCACACGCCAGAGCGGGCTGCCGCGCTACCGCTGCGCGGAGCTGCCGGCCGACGGCGAGCTGCTCGTCGAGGCACGGCGCGAGCTGATGGCCGCCGTCGAGAGCCACGAGGGCGGGTTCGACGCCGCCGAGCTGGCCCCCCTGATGAGCGAGGCCCGGCGGCGGTTCGGCGACGAGCGGATCGCCGCGGTGGCCGCCTAG
- a CDS encoding DUF427 domain-containing protein yields MAEREAADSGLAPNGRPYESVWDYPRPPALVACEPRVTIRFGGETVAESDRAWRVLETASPPTVYVPAADVRMDLLERSAAHGSLCEWKGRATYFDLVVGERRSEAAAWTYLEPTPRFRELAGALCFYPGRVDECLLGGEPVGPQPGRFYGGWMTAEIVGPVKGEPGTLGW; encoded by the coding sequence ATGGCAGAGCGCGAAGCAGCGGACTCCGGCCTCGCGCCGAACGGGCGGCCGTACGAGTCGGTCTGGGACTACCCGCGGCCTCCCGCCCTGGTGGCCTGCGAGCCGCGCGTCACGATCCGCTTCGGCGGCGAGACGGTCGCCGAGTCCGACCGCGCCTGGCGCGTCCTCGAGACGGCGAGCCCGCCGACGGTCTACGTCCCGGCCGCCGACGTGCGCATGGACCTGCTCGAGCGCTCCGCGGCGCACGGCAGCCTCTGCGAGTGGAAGGGTCGAGCGACGTACTTCGACCTCGTCGTCGGCGAGCGCCGCTCGGAGGCCGCCGCCTGGACCTACCTCGAGCCGACGCCGCGCTTTCGCGAGCTCGCCGGAGCGCTGTGCTTCTACCCCGGCAGGGTCGACGAGTGCCTGCTCGGTGGCGAACCCGTCGGACCACAGCCCGGGCGCTTCTACGGGGGCTGGATGACGGCGGAGATCGTCGGCCCGGTCAAGGGCGAGCCGGGAACGCTCGGCTGGTAG